One Rhododendron vialii isolate Sample 1 chromosome 2a, ASM3025357v1 genomic region harbors:
- the LOC131312407 gene encoding uncharacterized protein LOC131312407 isoform X4, with protein MLLPGFTLVNLSIGFVRGLVHWLCQRTGGLDGCVVVAFNLLDEIFREVLWPALLDDHEFEFPHIVVLGSCLSLVLRQPSQLVDVWMMKKYRAFQDTIQSGTNTLRPSSHLIVEDGLGDTMKLLQVKVQRVIRFPRTLDEARSGQSSEKEESYEVEPSSDLDNSKASS; from the exons ATGCTGCTACCGGGGTTCACTTTAGTGAACCTCTCCATTGGCTTTGTCAGAGGACTGGTCCATTGGCTTTGTCAGAGGACTGGTGGTTTGGATGGTTGTGTAGTTGTTGCTTTCAATTTATTGGATGAGATTTTCAGGGAAGTGCTGTGGCCTGCTTTGCTTGATGATCACGAGTTTGAGTTTCCTCATATTGTAGTTCTTGGCAGTTGTCTCAGTTTGGTTCTTAGGCAGCCTAGTCAACTGGTTGATGTTTGgatgatgaagaaatacagg GCCTTCCAAGACACTATACAGTCAGGCACAAATACATTGAGACCCTCGTCTCACCTAATCGTGGAGGATGGATTAGGAGATACTATGAAGCTTCTTCAGGTGAAAGTTCAAAGAGTTATCAG GTTTCCGAGAACGCTAGATGAAGCCAGGAGCGGTCAATCTTCCGAAAAGGAAGAAAGTTATGAGGTGGAACCGAGTTCAGACTTAGACAACTCCAAGGCTTCGAGTTGA
- the LOC131312407 gene encoding uncharacterized protein LOC131312407 isoform X3 codes for MLLPGFTLVNLSIGFVRGLVHWLCQRTGGLDGCVVVAFNLLDEIFREVLWPALLDDHEFEFPHIVVLGSCLSLVLRQPSQLVDVWMMKKYRAFQDTIQSGTNTLRPSSHLIVEDGLGDTMKLLQVKVQRVIRCALIADEFDDSCTWVFQTWHRALSGRLPLSIVTDQYKAMSPTFNCRSISKYGILRDVDTGFRER; via the exons ATGCTGCTACCGGGGTTCACTTTAGTGAACCTCTCCATTGGCTTTGTCAGAGGACTGGTCCATTGGCTTTGTCAGAGGACTGGTGGTTTGGATGGTTGTGTAGTTGTTGCTTTCAATTTATTGGATGAGATTTTCAGGGAAGTGCTGTGGCCTGCTTTGCTTGATGATCACGAGTTTGAGTTTCCTCATATTGTAGTTCTTGGCAGTTGTCTCAGTTTGGTTCTTAGGCAGCCTAGTCAACTGGTTGATGTTTGgatgatgaagaaatacagg GCCTTCCAAGACACTATACAGTCAGGCACAAATACATTGAGACCCTCGTCTCACCTAATCGTGGAGGATGGATTAGGAGATACTATGAAGCTTCTTCAGGTGAAAGTTCAAAGAGTTATCAG GTGTGCTTTGATCGCTGATGAATTCGATGATTCTTGTACTTGGGTTTTTCAGACATGGCATAGGGCATTGTCAGGTCGCCTTCCGTTGTCAATAGTCACTGACCAATACAAGGCCATGAGTCCAACATTCAATTGCAGAAGTATTTCTAAGTATGGTATTCTACGGGATGTTGATACAG GTTTCCGAGAACGCTAG
- the LOC131312407 gene encoding uncharacterized protein LOC131312407 isoform X2: MLLPGFTLVNLSIGFVRGLVHWLCQRTGGLDGCVVVAFNLLDEIFREVLWPALLDDHEFEFPHIVVLGSCLSLVLRQPSQLVDVWMMKKYRAFQDTIQSGTNTLRPSSHLIVEDGLGDTMKLLQVKVQRVIRCALIADEFDDSCTWVFQTWHRALSGRLPLSIVTDQYKAMSPTFNCRSISKYGILRDVDTGLKLRLRLAME, translated from the exons ATGCTGCTACCGGGGTTCACTTTAGTGAACCTCTCCATTGGCTTTGTCAGAGGACTGGTCCATTGGCTTTGTCAGAGGACTGGTGGTTTGGATGGTTGTGTAGTTGTTGCTTTCAATTTATTGGATGAGATTTTCAGGGAAGTGCTGTGGCCTGCTTTGCTTGATGATCACGAGTTTGAGTTTCCTCATATTGTAGTTCTTGGCAGTTGTCTCAGTTTGGTTCTTAGGCAGCCTAGTCAACTGGTTGATGTTTGgatgatgaagaaatacagg GCCTTCCAAGACACTATACAGTCAGGCACAAATACATTGAGACCCTCGTCTCACCTAATCGTGGAGGATGGATTAGGAGATACTATGAAGCTTCTTCAGGTGAAAGTTCAAAGAGTTATCAG GTGTGCTTTGATCGCTGATGAATTCGATGATTCTTGTACTTGGGTTTTTCAGACATGGCATAGGGCATTGTCAGGTCGCCTTCCGTTGTCAATAGTCACTGACCAATACAAGGCCATGAGTCCAACATTCAATTGCAGAAGTATTTCTAAGTATGGTATTCTACGGGATGTTGATACAG GGTTAAAACTAAGATTAAGATTGGCAATGGAGTGA
- the LOC131312407 gene encoding uncharacterized protein LOC131312407 isoform X1, translating into MLLPGFTLVNLSIGFVRGLVHWLCQRTGGLDGCVVVAFNLLDEIFREVLWPALLDDHEFEFPHIVVLGSCLSLVLRQPSQLVDVWMMKKYRAFQDTIQSGTNTLRPSSHLIVEDGLGDTMKLLQVKVQRVIRCALIADEFDDSCTWVFQTWHRALSGRLPLSIVTDQYKAMSPTFNCRSISKYGILRDVDTGGSQDFRALMLMDFKRKNPVTTLRQGQH; encoded by the exons ATGCTGCTACCGGGGTTCACTTTAGTGAACCTCTCCATTGGCTTTGTCAGAGGACTGGTCCATTGGCTTTGTCAGAGGACTGGTGGTTTGGATGGTTGTGTAGTTGTTGCTTTCAATTTATTGGATGAGATTTTCAGGGAAGTGCTGTGGCCTGCTTTGCTTGATGATCACGAGTTTGAGTTTCCTCATATTGTAGTTCTTGGCAGTTGTCTCAGTTTGGTTCTTAGGCAGCCTAGTCAACTGGTTGATGTTTGgatgatgaagaaatacagg GCCTTCCAAGACACTATACAGTCAGGCACAAATACATTGAGACCCTCGTCTCACCTAATCGTGGAGGATGGATTAGGAGATACTATGAAGCTTCTTCAGGTGAAAGTTCAAAGAGTTATCAG GTGTGCTTTGATCGCTGATGAATTCGATGATTCTTGTACTTGGGTTTTTCAGACATGGCATAGGGCATTGTCAGGTCGCCTTCCGTTGTCAATAGTCACTGACCAATACAAGGCCATGAGTCCAACATTCAATTGCAGAAGTATTTCTAAGTATGGTATTCTACGGGATGTTGATACAGGTGGGTCCCAAGATTTCAGGGCCTTGATGCTAATGGACTTTAAGAGAAAAAACCCCGTAACTACATTGAGGCAGGGACAGCATTGA